The Coleofasciculaceae cyanobacterium genome has a window encoding:
- a CDS encoding SulP family inorganic anion transporter — protein MQLFKLKEWTGNYRGDLLAGVLVALALIPEAISFSIIAGVDPKIGLYASFIIAIITAIFGGRPGMISAATAATALLMYPLVSSVTESGRDGLQYLFAASVLAGILQLLWGVIKLANQLKFVSRAVMIGFVNALAILIFMAQLPEITGENASFAIYAMVAGALAIIYLLPRLTTAIPSPLVAILVITPISIFANSGVPTVGDRGELPATFPGFSIPQVPFTWETLQIIFPYAIAISLVGLLESFLTANVVDDLTDTPSNKNQEAYGQGIANVVSGLFGAMAGCAMIGQSVINIKSGGRTRLSTLSAGVFLLLFMLFLGTQVEKIPMAVLVAIMIMVSIGTFNWSSLKQLRKIPRSETAVMITTVVMTVFSHNLAVGVFSGVALNALLFSRKIAQLVFVDSLIDPQKEKRVYNVGGQIFFVSVNQFLNSFGFKEDVESVKIDLTHAHLWDQSAIAVLDKVVLNFRRNGAEVQVVGLNEASATLVDRLAVHDKSDSLEDLASH, from the coding sequence TTGCAGCTATTTAAACTAAAAGAGTGGACAGGAAACTACCGAGGAGACTTATTAGCCGGTGTTCTGGTGGCTCTGGCCTTAATTCCCGAGGCGATTTCTTTTTCCATCATTGCAGGAGTCGATCCCAAAATAGGACTCTATGCTTCTTTTATTATTGCCATCATTACAGCTATTTTTGGTGGTCGCCCAGGAATGATCTCCGCTGCTACTGCTGCTACTGCTTTGTTAATGTATCCTTTGGTGTCATCAGTAACCGAAAGTGGTAGAGATGGATTACAGTATTTATTTGCTGCTTCAGTGTTGGCAGGTATTCTCCAGCTATTATGGGGCGTAATCAAACTAGCGAATCAGCTCAAATTTGTTTCTCGCGCCGTGATGATTGGGTTTGTCAACGCCTTAGCTATCTTGATTTTTATGGCTCAGTTACCAGAAATAACGGGAGAAAATGCTTCTTTCGCCATCTATGCAATGGTAGCTGGTGCTTTGGCAATTATTTATTTACTGCCCCGCTTGACTACAGCTATTCCTTCTCCTTTAGTCGCAATTCTGGTAATTACGCCGATCTCGATATTTGCTAATAGCGGTGTTCCTACTGTTGGCGATCGCGGAGAATTACCCGCTACTTTCCCTGGCTTTAGCATTCCTCAAGTACCTTTTACCTGGGAAACGCTACAGATTATCTTTCCTTATGCGATCGCTATTTCTTTAGTGGGTTTATTAGAGTCTTTTCTAACTGCCAATGTAGTAGACGATCTAACTGATACCCCTAGTAATAAGAACCAAGAAGCCTATGGTCAGGGAATAGCTAACGTTGTCAGTGGTTTATTCGGCGCAATGGCTGGTTGCGCCATGATCGGTCAGTCGGTAATCAATATTAAGTCTGGAGGACGAACTCGTCTTTCGACTCTTAGTGCAGGAGTCTTTCTGTTACTTTTCATGCTGTTTTTGGGAACACAGGTGGAAAAAATTCCGATGGCAGTATTAGTCGCAATCATGATTATGGTGTCTATCGGTACGTTTAACTGGTCTTCTCTGAAGCAACTGCGCAAAATTCCTCGTAGCGAAACTGCCGTCATGATCACTACTGTAGTTATGACGGTCTTTTCCCACAACTTAGCGGTGGGAGTGTTCAGCGGTGTCGCTTTAAACGCGCTGTTGTTCTCCCGCAAGATTGCTCAGTTGGTATTTGTCGATAGCCTGATTGACCCCCAAAAAGAAAAGCGAGTTTACAACGTTGGTGGTCAGATATTTTTTGTCTCAGTTAATCAATTTCTCAACTCTTTTGGCTTTAAAGAAGACGTTGAGTCGGTCAAAATCGACCTAACTCATGCTCATTTATGGGATCAATCGGCGATCGCTGTACTAGATAAAGTAGTACTTAATTTTCGCCGTAATGGTGCAGAGGTTCAAGTGGTCGGATTAAATGAGGCTAGTGCAACTTTAGTTGATAGGTTGGCAGTACATGACAAATCAGACTCTCTAGAAGACTTAGCCAGTCATTAA
- a CDS encoding glycosyltransferase family 2 protein, which translates to MKLSIGILAHNEADSLPILLRSLWQQSWLQDLNRENFVEIIVIPNGCTDNTAEVAQEILTKLATKANPDLLQWKVCQVNEPGKSNAWNLFVHQFSADDTDFFCLMDADIQLYAPDTLAKMLDILVQNPEYWISLDRPIKDVELKKNKNFLEKLSVAVSKSSNEGQLYICGQLYCARASVLRSMWMPAGLPVEDGFLTQMVISENFTLKNPTFDKRIVRVTEASHIFAAYTNPWELINHEVRVVVGIVINSFLTCYFQERCNQKLTAGKLIAKMNSENHFWLNDFVKNSIPKRSWWIIPISLVFRRYRSLKNHSLFKALLRIPIATLAFIVDLVVFIRANSKLHGEVITNYW; encoded by the coding sequence ATGAAGCTCAGTATTGGTATTCTTGCTCATAACGAAGCAGATTCTCTGCCCATTTTGTTGCGTTCGCTGTGGCAGCAAAGCTGGCTGCAAGATCTCAATCGCGAAAATTTTGTGGAAATTATCGTTATTCCTAATGGCTGCACAGATAATACGGCAGAAGTAGCACAAGAAATTTTAACCAAGCTTGCCACAAAGGCAAATCCAGATTTACTTCAGTGGAAAGTTTGTCAAGTAAATGAACCAGGTAAAAGTAATGCTTGGAATTTATTTGTCCATCAATTTTCGGCTGACGATACTGATTTCTTCTGTTTGATGGATGCGGATATTCAACTATATGCTCCTGATACATTAGCCAAAATGCTAGACATATTAGTACAAAATCCCGAGTATTGGATCTCTCTAGATCGACCAATCAAAGATGTTGAATTAAAAAAGAATAAGAACTTTCTGGAAAAGCTTTCGGTAGCAGTTTCCAAATCTTCTAATGAAGGTCAATTATATATTTGTGGACAACTTTATTGCGCTCGCGCCTCAGTATTACGTAGTATGTGGATGCCAGCAGGTTTGCCCGTAGAAGATGGGTTTTTAACTCAAATGGTCATTAGTGAAAACTTTACCCTAAAAAATCCTACTTTTGACAAAAGAATTGTCAGGGTAACAGAAGCATCTCACATTTTTGCAGCTTACACCAATCCTTGGGAATTGATTAATCATGAGGTTAGAGTTGTCGTTGGTATAGTGATTAATAGTTTTCTAACTTGTTATTTCCAAGAAAGATGTAACCAAAAGCTAACAGCGGGTAAGCTAATTGCCAAAATGAATTCAGAAAACCATTTCTGGCTCAACGATTTTGTCAAAAATTCTATACCAAAAAGAAGCTGGTGGATTATTCCAATTTCTTTAGTTTTCCGTCGCTATAGGTCTTTAAAAAACCATTCTCTATTTAAAGCCTTGTTACGAATTCCGATCGCTACTTTGGCATTTATAGTTGACCTGGTTGTCTTTATTCGTGCCAATAGCAAGCTGCATGGCGAAGTGATTACCAATTATTGGTAA
- a CDS encoding CIA30 family protein, with protein sequence MANWDLGRFWQTLTYFEIIPKIDFWQRLFQPSQSQSNRHTNMVILVAGATGGVGKRVTKKLLAQNYRVRALVRNAAKAKEILGEQVELFEADITIPETLNPAIMQGVNAVICCTGTKVQPVEGDTPTREKYYQGIKFYLPEVVDTPELVEYEGIKNLVQLVSQYIQAATDKIIFDFTSPSFNLKEIWGAVDDVVMGGVSQSNFRLLDNKAVFSGIVSTDNNGGFASVRTRNFEPPMDLSDYEGIELKVVGDGKRYKFITRCEGKWDGIGYCYSFDTVYDFATTIRIPFKDLIPVFRAKTVESATQLDSEKVYSMQLMLSKFEYDGELNPKFEAGSFQLEVEYIKAYGGKAKPQLVQISSAGVTRPNRPGINLEAEPPAVRMNEQLGGILTWKLRGEEAIKSSGLTYTIVRPCALTEQPGDKTLYAEQGDNLKGQVSRDAIAELCIQAMNLPEAVNKTFEVKEEQQGETNWIELFSNLESDD encoded by the coding sequence GTGGCTAATTGGGACTTGGGTAGATTTTGGCAGACCTTAACTTATTTTGAGATTATTCCTAAAATTGATTTTTGGCAACGGCTATTTCAGCCTAGCCAATCACAATCTAATCGACATACAAATATGGTAATTCTGGTAGCAGGCGCAACGGGTGGAGTTGGTAAACGGGTAACCAAAAAGTTACTCGCACAAAATTATCGCGTTAGAGCTTTGGTTAGAAACGCAGCCAAAGCCAAAGAAATTTTAGGAGAGCAAGTAGAGTTATTTGAAGCAGATATAACTATTCCCGAAACTCTCAATCCAGCAATAATGCAGGGTGTCAACGCGGTAATTTGTTGTACGGGGACAAAAGTACAGCCAGTCGAAGGAGATACACCAACGCGAGAAAAATATTACCAAGGGATTAAGTTCTATTTACCAGAGGTGGTAGATACACCTGAACTAGTTGAATATGAGGGAATTAAAAATTTAGTCCAGCTTGTCTCACAATACATTCAGGCTGCTACAGATAAAATAATTTTTGACTTTACTAGCCCTAGCTTCAATCTTAAAGAAATCTGGGGTGCAGTAGACGATGTGGTCATGGGAGGAGTAAGTCAAAGCAATTTTCGTTTATTAGACAATAAAGCGGTTTTTTCAGGTATTGTCTCTACGGATAACAATGGTGGTTTTGCCTCAGTACGCACTCGCAATTTTGAGCCCCCAATGGATTTATCAGATTATGAAGGTATTGAACTAAAAGTAGTAGGGGATGGAAAACGCTATAAATTTATTACTCGCTGCGAAGGTAAATGGGACGGGATAGGTTATTGTTATTCATTTGATACAGTTTATGACTTCGCGACCACTATTCGTATTCCTTTTAAGGATTTGATTCCCGTGTTTCGTGCCAAAACTGTTGAGTCAGCAACTCAATTAGATTCTGAAAAAGTTTACTCGATGCAGTTGATGTTAAGTAAGTTTGAATACGATGGCGAACTAAATCCCAAGTTTGAAGCAGGTTCTTTTCAGCTAGAGGTTGAGTACATCAAAGCTTACGGAGGTAAAGCCAAACCTCAGTTAGTTCAAATAAGTTCGGCAGGAGTAACTCGTCCTAATCGTCCAGGAATTAACTTAGAAGCAGAACCTCCTGCGGTGCGGATGAATGAGCAGCTAGGAGGAATCCTAACCTGGAAGCTGCGGGGAGAAGAAGCCATCAAATCTAGTGGTTTAACCTATACTATTGTTCGTCCCTGCGCCTTAACCGAGCAACCTGGAGATAAGACTCTCTATGCCGAACAAGGAGATAACCTAAAAGGACAAGTAAGTAGAGATGCCATAGCCGAACTCTGTATCCAGGCAATGAACTTACCCGAAGCGGTAAATAAAACTTTTGAAGTAAAAGAAGAACAGCAAGGTGAAACTAACTGGATCGAGCTATTTAGTAATTTAGAATCAGATGATTGA
- a CDS encoding DUF29 family protein: MEELLELKEQIVKGDLIAALAIVDELETISRQDKINTLESFLVVLLVHLIKIQVEQRVTRSWRNSIINSVTQIQIRNRSGKKSNYIYEWDEHYQNKLFTAIRQAAEEVFDGIEIEELESQIDYSQLQKDAKKLLTITYSQTEREIVNFIRDKYIIS, from the coding sequence ATGGAAGAATTACTAGAACTAAAAGAACAAATAGTCAAGGGAGATTTAATTGCTGCGTTAGCTATTGTTGATGAGCTAGAAACTATAAGCCGTCAAGATAAAATTAATACCTTGGAAAGTTTTTTGGTAGTTTTGCTGGTTCACTTAATTAAAATTCAAGTAGAGCAAAGAGTAACTCGTAGCTGGCGTAACTCAATCATCAACAGCGTAACGCAGATTCAAATTAGGAATAGGTCAGGTAAAAAATCTAACTATATATATGAATGGGATGAACATTATCAAAACAAATTATTCACGGCAATTAGACAAGCTGCGGAAGAAGTTTTTGATGGGATTGAGATTGAAGAATTAGAATCACAAATAGATTATAGTCAACTGCAAAAAGATGCCAAAAAGCTGTTGACAATTACTTATTCACAAACGGAGAGAGAAATTGTCAACTTTATTAGAGATAAATACATTATTTCCTAA
- a CDS encoding phosphodiester glycosidase family protein gives MKQPGRVITALVFLGMVLSLAVSFQAQSTSDKQIHYQTIERSQYTIHTVTIPHNSNYLVSPALSGELQAIPEFASDKQDKIVAAINGGYFDPVNQKTTSFIVQQSQIIVDPRFNERLVDNPDLKQYLRKIFNRAEFRRYTCGSKTQYDIQLHLSPIPTNCTLIESLGGGPGLLPQDNSVAEGFIAYQDGKKIRDAIANESLNARSAVGITKKGDVILAMVAQQPDQPLNSGITLPELANVLSSLGVVKAMNLDGGSSASLYYDGQAIYGRVDSEGNEIQRPIKSVLLVVKQ, from the coding sequence ATGAAACAGCCTGGACGGGTTATTACAGCTTTAGTTTTTTTGGGCATGGTTTTATCTCTTGCCGTAAGCTTTCAGGCTCAATCAACATCGGATAAGCAGATCCACTATCAAACTATCGAGCGATCGCAATATACTATTCATACGGTTACTATTCCCCACAACAGTAACTATTTAGTTAGTCCTGCTCTATCTGGTGAACTACAAGCTATCCCAGAATTTGCCTCAGATAAGCAGGATAAGATAGTGGCGGCGATTAACGGTGGTTATTTCGATCCCGTAAATCAGAAGACTACTTCCTTTATTGTTCAGCAATCCCAGATTATTGTCGATCCGCGCTTTAATGAAAGGCTGGTAGATAATCCCGATCTCAAGCAATACCTAAGAAAAATATTTAATCGTGCTGAATTTCGTCGCTACACTTGTGGCTCGAAGACGCAATACGATATTCAGCTACATTTATCACCCATACCTACTAATTGTACCTTAATTGAGTCTTTAGGGGGAGGCCCTGGTTTATTACCTCAAGATAATTCCGTAGCCGAAGGATTTATCGCCTATCAAGATGGGAAAAAGATTCGTGATGCGATCGCTAATGAGAGTTTAAATGCCAGAAGTGCGGTAGGTATTACTAAAAAAGGTGATGTGATTTTGGCGATGGTGGCGCAGCAGCCAGATCAACCCTTAAATTCGGGTATAACTCTTCCAGAACTTGCTAATGTTTTATCTAGCCTTGGGGTGGTTAAAGCAATGAACCTTGATGGAGGAAGTTCGGCTTCTCTTTATTATGATGGTCAGGCGATTTACGGCAGGGTAGATTCAGAGGGAAATGAGATCCAAAGACCGATAAAGTCTGTTTTGCTGGTAGTTAAACAATAG
- the ribD gene encoding bifunctional diaminohydroxyphosphoribosylaminopyrimidine deaminase/5-amino-6-(5-phosphoribosylamino)uracil reductase RibD, translating into MNELEISAFDRKMMQNCLQLAQRAAGRTSPNPLVGSVIVKNGEIIGEGFHPGVGQPHAEVFALKNAGEQAKGATVYVNLEPCNHYGRTPPCSEALIKAQVGKVVTGMVDPDPRVAGGGIQKLRDAGIEVIVGVEETACRQLNEAFIHRILHQQPFGIFKYAMTLDGKIAATTGHSAWVTGKAARHLVHQVRSTCDAVIIGGNTVRQDNPNLTTHGVSEHNPLRVVMSRSLDLPSDCNLWNTDIAPTVIFTENNNNSTLQKELNTKGVDIITAAALTPKIVMEHLYQQGISKVLWECGGTLAARAIADGTIQKVMAFIAPKIIGGTSAPSPIGDLGLNLMTDALQLKEIEIQAIDSDILIEGYIRS; encoded by the coding sequence ATGAACGAACTAGAAATATCGGCTTTTGATCGCAAAATGATGCAAAACTGCTTGCAGTTGGCACAACGCGCAGCAGGAAGAACTTCGCCTAACCCCTTAGTCGGTTCAGTAATAGTTAAAAATGGTGAAATTATCGGTGAAGGCTTCCATCCAGGAGTAGGACAACCCCATGCTGAAGTATTTGCCTTAAAAAATGCAGGAGAACAAGCCAAAGGTGCAACGGTGTATGTAAATCTAGAACCCTGTAACCATTATGGTAGAACACCACCTTGTTCCGAAGCCTTGATTAAAGCACAGGTAGGCAAAGTAGTTACGGGAATGGTCGATCCCGATCCTCGTGTTGCGGGAGGAGGAATCCAAAAACTACGAGATGCAGGAATAGAAGTAATAGTTGGTGTCGAAGAAACCGCCTGTCGCCAACTCAATGAAGCCTTTATCCATCGCATACTTCATCAACAGCCTTTTGGTATTTTCAAATATGCTATGACTTTGGATGGTAAGATAGCTGCTACAACAGGACATAGTGCTTGGGTAACGGGAAAAGCTGCGCGACATTTAGTACATCAGGTAAGAAGTACTTGCGATGCGGTAATTATTGGAGGAAACACAGTACGTCAAGATAACCCCAACTTAACCACCCACGGCGTAAGCGAACATAATCCTCTGCGAGTTGTGATGAGTCGCAGTCTAGATTTACCCAGCGACTGCAACCTATGGAATACCGATATTGCACCAACAGTAATCTTCACCGAAAATAATAATAACTCTACACTGCAAAAAGAATTGAACACTAAAGGAGTAGATATTATTACCGCTGCTGCACTTACTCCCAAAATAGTTATGGAACATCTATACCAACAGGGAATATCCAAAGTTCTATGGGAATGTGGCGGAACATTGGCAGCAAGAGCGATCGCCGATGGTACAATTCAAAAAGTAATGGCATTTATCGCCCCCAAAATCATTGGTGGAACATCTGCACCATCTCCCATTGGCGATTTGGGTTTAAATCTGATGACTGATGCACTGCAATTAAAAG